The Deltaproteobacteria bacterium genome segment ATATTGCTCCATCAAATTTTCGTCACATTCCGCGATGTCTTCCAACATCGATTCCCGGTAATGATTGGCATCGTCTATGATATCGGGCGGGATATCGGCTGTGGTATAGGTGCCTTGCTTGTCATCAAAGATCATCGCCTTCATGTCGACCAGATCAACGATGCCTTTAAAAGCATTTTCCTTACCAATGGGAAGGCAGAGGGGGGTGCCCTTTTCCCCGAGGAGAGCCTTTATGCTGTCAAAAGACTTCCTGAAGTCGGCCCTTTCCCTGTCCATGCGATTGATAAAAATTACACGGGGTATATTGAGTGCATCGGCGTATTCCCAGTTTTTGATGGTCTGAAACTCCACGCCGCTGACGGCATCGACGACAACAACGGCGCTGTCTGCAACACGCAGGGCATTCTTCGTATCGAATGAAAAATTAGAATCACCTGGCGTGTCCATGATATTGATTTTATGCTTGTCCCATTCGAAGAAGTTAACCGCCGTGCTGATTGAAATATGTCTTTTTTGCTCTTCGGGTTCGAAGTCCATGGAGGAGGTGCCTTCATCAACACGTCCCGGTCGGTCTGTTTTGCCGCTCAAAAAAAGAAACGCCTCACAAAGTGAGGTTTTACCCGTCCCGCCATGCCCGACGACGACGATATTTCTCAGGGACGCTGTATCGTATTTTGCCATGAGAACTCCTTTCTGATGAGAACATATACTTTGTTTTATTGCGGCTGTTTAGCCCAATACACACGACAAAGTCAAGACAAATTTCCCGGGGAAAATCCCCGTAAATGCGTCCAATAACGCGATTTTATAGAATAAGATCAAGAGCAAATATCATTGACATATTATAGTGATGTCAGTATAAGAACTCTCGACGCAGGGAGGGGGCCTTTCAAAATCATTCTCCACAGTTCATGTACTTCATCGTCTTCAGTGACATAAATTCTTAAGCGGGTGTCCTATGCTGGATTATTTCATTAAAAAGATCATTGGCACAAAAAACGATCGCGATATTAAAAGATTGTCTCATATTCTTCAGGAGGTAAATCGTTTCGAACCCTCCTTGCAGAATCTTTCCGACGACCAGTTAAGAGCCAAAACCGGATATTTTAAAGAACAATTGGCCGAAGGGGCCGTACTGGAGGATATTTTGCCTGAAGCCTTTTCCGTTGTCCGTGAAGTTGCCTGGAGGACGGTAAAAATGCGCCCCTTTGATGTTCAGGTCATTGGAGGGCTCGTGTTGAACGAAGGGAAAATTGCCGAAATGAAGACAGGGGAAGGCAAGACCCTGGCTGCCACATTGCCGCTTTATCTCAACGCACTGGAAGGAAAAGGCGCTCATCTGGTGACGGTGAAAGACTACCTGGCCAAACGCGATGCCGAGTGGATGGGGCCCATATATCGTTTCCTCGGCTTGTCCGTGGGAACCATTGTCCATGGCATGGACGACAATGAACGCAAGGAGGCCTATGGCGCAGACATCACCTATGGCACGAATAACGAATTTGGTTTCGATTACCTTCGGGATAATATGAAATTTACCCTGGACGATTATGTCCAGCGTGATTTTAATTATGCGATTGTCGATGAGGTTGACAGCATTCTGATCGATGAAGCCAGAACGCCCTTGATCATTTCCGGTGCCTCCGAGGAATCGACGGATAAATATTACCGGATCAATCAGATCATCCCCAATCTCCGGAAGGAGAAGGATTATACGGTAGAGGAAAAGTCAAGAACCGTTGCGCTTACGGAAGAAGGCGTGGCGCGCGTTGAAACCTACTTAAAGGTACAGAATCTATATGAGCCGAAAAACATCGAGCTTCTTCACCATGTCAACCAGGCGTTGAAAGCCCACACCCTGTTTAAAAAAGATGTGGATTACCTGGTGAAGGATGGGCAGGTCATTATCGTTGATGAGTTTACGGGGCGGATCATGCCCGGACGGAGATACAGTGACGGCCTGCACCAAGCCCTGGAGGCGAAGGAAACGGTGAAAATTGAGCGGGAAAACCAGACCCTTGCCACAATCAATTTTCAGAATTACTTTCGGATGTACACAAAACTCTCAGGCATGACCGGTACGGCCG includes the following:
- a CDS encoding GTP-binding protein — protein: MAKYDTASLRNIVVVGHGGTGKTSLCEAFLFLSGKTDRPGRVDEGTSSMDFEPEEQKRHISISTAVNFFEWDKHKINIMDTPGDSNFSFDTKNALRVADSAVVVVDAVSGVEFQTIKNWEYADALNIPRVIFINRMDRERADFRKSFDSIKALLGEKGTPLCLPIGKENAFKGIVDLVDMKAMIFDDKQGTYTTADIPPDIIDDANHYRESMLEDIAECDENLMEQY